The sequence below is a genomic window from Methylotuvimicrobium alcaliphilum 20Z.
AACCGCGGCCGTCGCGGCATCGCCGACCGCCGAGGCGCTGCGTCCGCATTGCATGCCTCGCATGCAGCCGGCCGTGCCGATCAGTACAGCAAATACCAAACTTTTAAATAAACCTATGCTAAAGTCGGTTAGATCGACGGCCTTGCTGAGTTGATTAAAATATTGGGTCAAGGATACATCGAAGGCGTTGGTAGTGACGATGGCTCCGCCGAGTATGCCCATAAAGTCGGCATAGATACACAACAGCGGCAGCATTAAGATTAACGCCAACATTCTCGGCAACACTAGAAACTCCATCGGTGAGATGCCCATGGTCTTGAGCGCGTCTATTTCGCTGTTGACATTCATCGTACCCAACTGCGCGGCATAGGCAGCTCCCGTACGGCCGGACATAATGACCGCCGTCATTAACGCGCCCATTTCGCGTACCGTTCCCAAGCCAACCAGGTCGGCAATGAAAATTTGCGCGCCGAACATCGCCAGTTGCACCGCGCCGACGAAAGCCAGAATCAGGCCGACCAATAAACTGATCAGCGTAACGATCGCCAAGGCTCCGGGGCCCGCCTCTTGTATGCACAAAAATAAATCGACGGCACGAAACCGTGCTTTGCCTCGCATTAGCGAAATCCCGGCCTGCACCGTTTCGCCGATAAATATAACGAGCCCTTTGGCGTCGGCCAGTCCGCTTAAAACCATCTTGCCAATTTTAGCCAAGGCCGGTGTTTGTTGTGCCGAACGGCGATCGCCGGCTCGTTCCGGAACGGCTCGAGCCAGATTGAGTAGGCCTTGAACGCCATCCGGCAGGCCCGATAAATCGGGTTGGATGCGCTTGGTTTGGCAATAGTCCACGATTTCGAGCAGATACGTCGGCAAGCGGCTGTCCCAAAGGTCGAGATCGCCGGCTTGCAGCGTTAATCGCGCAAAGGGTGTGGCGGTTGCAAGTTGTGCCAATACTTGTTCGACAGGTTTTATATTAGCGCCTTGAGTCCAGTTGCCGGCCAAATGAATTGACCAGGTATCCGCATCGATTTGCTCAAGCTTGATATCGCCCGAGATATTTTTTATATCCGGCATGCCGGTAGTCGCTTTCATCAAAAATTTATCCACAAATTTTTTGGCCGAAAAAATATAAGGACTTCATGGCAAATATACCCATCGTAGATCAAAATTCGGCACCGAGGTGTTCGTCAAAGGA
It includes:
- a CDS encoding MlaE family ABC transporter permease, with protein sequence MKATTGMPDIKNISGDIKLEQIDADTWSIHLAGNWTQGANIKPVEQVLAQLATATPFARLTLQAGDLDLWDSRLPTYLLEIVDYCQTKRIQPDLSGLPDGVQGLLNLARAVPERAGDRRSAQQTPALAKIGKMVLSGLADAKGLVIFIGETVQAGISLMRGKARFRAVDLFLCIQEAGPGALAIVTLISLLVGLILAFVGAVQLAMFGAQIFIADLVGLGTVREMGALMTAVIMSGRTGAAYAAQLGTMNVNSEIDALKTMGISPMEFLVLPRMLALILMLPLLCIYADFMGILGGAIVTTNAFDVSLTQYFNQLSKAVDLTDFSIGLFKSLVFAVLIGTAGCMRGMQCGRSASAVGDAATAAVVNSIVYIVVADSIITLICNRLGI